One genomic window of Candidatus Nitrospira nitrosa includes the following:
- the nuoF gene encoding NADH-quinone oxidoreductase subunit NuoF — protein sequence MNSERPLTRHLHSDGSPRFLREYVATGGYRSLQKLAAGVAPKDVQRLVSEAGLRGRGGGGFPTGAKWSFVPMGPDAQKPKYIVANGDEMEPGTFKDRILMEGDPHGLVEGMIMAGYALDAEVGYIFLRGEYHLSAQRLNQAIAEAYAAGYLGKSLPGTTFRFDLHLHSSAGRYICGEETALINALEGKRAVPRAKPPFPQTVGLWGQPTIVQNVETLYNIPHIINHGADWYHRLSRTQDGGTKMYGISGRVRNPGWWELPFGTSARELLEQHAGGMAEGVRFRALLPGGISTAFMIEEHLDLPLDFSSFPPDVGRLGTGTMIILDDQTCPVGFVLNLEKFFARESCGWCTPCREGLPWVAKLLTALEEGRATSDDLSLLEMHTKWLAPGHTFCGLAPGAMAPLQSALKYFRDDFERHISIGGCPWSKKSAQQKTFV from the coding sequence ATGAATAGTGAACGTCCGCTCACACGGCATCTTCATTCTGATGGGAGTCCAAGGTTTCTGCGCGAATACGTCGCGACCGGGGGGTATCGCAGCCTCCAGAAGCTGGCTGCTGGGGTAGCTCCGAAGGATGTACAACGGCTGGTGAGCGAAGCGGGATTGCGTGGCAGGGGTGGAGGTGGGTTCCCGACAGGGGCTAAATGGAGCTTCGTCCCGATGGGGCCTGATGCTCAGAAACCTAAGTATATCGTCGCCAATGGCGATGAAATGGAGCCGGGGACCTTCAAAGATCGCATTCTGATGGAAGGAGATCCTCACGGGTTGGTCGAGGGCATGATCATGGCCGGGTATGCCTTGGATGCGGAGGTCGGCTACATCTTTTTGCGTGGTGAATATCACCTGTCCGCTCAGCGACTGAATCAGGCCATTGCGGAGGCCTATGCAGCAGGGTATCTGGGCAAGTCTCTCCCTGGGACGACATTTCGCTTCGACCTTCATCTCCATTCCAGCGCAGGGCGGTACATTTGCGGAGAAGAAACGGCACTGATCAACGCATTGGAAGGCAAGCGTGCCGTTCCACGAGCGAAACCTCCCTTCCCACAGACGGTTGGTTTATGGGGGCAGCCGACCATCGTCCAGAATGTCGAGACCCTCTACAACATTCCCCACATCATCAATCACGGTGCCGATTGGTACCACCGGTTGAGCCGCACTCAAGATGGTGGCACCAAGATGTACGGCATCAGTGGACGCGTCCGGAATCCAGGCTGGTGGGAACTGCCGTTTGGTACCAGTGCGCGTGAATTGTTGGAGCAGCATGCTGGGGGGATGGCCGAGGGCGTTCGGTTTCGAGCCCTGCTGCCAGGCGGAATTTCCACTGCTTTTATGATCGAGGAGCATCTAGATCTCCCCCTGGATTTTTCTTCATTCCCGCCGGACGTAGGCCGTCTTGGCACAGGAACCATGATCATCCTGGATGATCAGACCTGTCCCGTTGGATTCGTGCTGAACCTCGAAAAGTTCTTTGCTCGTGAGTCCTGTGGCTGGTGCACTCCTTGTCGTGAAGGATTGCCGTGGGTGGCAAAACTCTTGACGGCGCTCGAAGAGGGACGCGCGACCAGCGATGACTTGTCGCTGCTTGAGATGCACACGAAATGGCTGGCGCCAGGGCACACCTTCTGCGGCCTTGCACCAGGAGCAATGGCCCCGCTGCAGTCGGCCTTGAAATATTTTCGTGACGACTTCGAGCGACATATCTCTATTGGTGGATGTCCCTGGAGCAAGAAGTCGGCGCAGCAGAAGACTTTCGTCTAG
- the nuoG gene encoding NADH-quinone oxidoreductase subunit NuoG, which yields MATIIVDNKSYSVDERQNLLVACLGHGLNVPYFCWHPAMGSVGACRQCAVKQFKDEKDQSGRLVMSCMTPATNGTRISIDDPEAKAFRASVIEWLMVNHPHDCPVCDEGGECHLQDMTVMTGHVYRRSRFPKRTHRNQALGPFIRHEMNRCIQCYRCVRFYRDYAGGRDLNVFGAHDALYFGREQDGTLENEFSGNLVEVCPTGVFTDKTFFHHYARKWDLQAAQSICPHCSLGCNTTAGERSGTLRRITNRFNSQVNGYFLCDRGRFGYEYVNSDHRIKRPLVRSGSDRIQPGMPEDVSKTLEFAAERLRKSRGIVGIGSPRASLEANVALQSLVGPQQFYQGIDEREQQLLSTILNVLRDGPVPSASIHDAEQADVVLVLGPDLLNEAPRLALALLQSIRQQPMERVDELRIPHWDEAAVRNAVQDRRGPLFMAGHRQTWLHEYATDRYFAAPDDVARLGFAVAGSIGPEAPTVSDLGSDVRDLAQRIADALMQAQRPLIIAGTGSGSQATIEAAANVAWALHRQGKQSRLSFVLPEANSAGLALLGGGSMGDAFEAISQGKADTVIVLENDLYRRADQATVDAFLDKAQTVMVIDSLEHRTTAHADVLFPAATGPESNGTFVNQEGRAQRFYQVFVQNGDVKESWRWLSDLARATSQDGESGSGVATWRTFDDAVSATATTAPELARMGEVAPSASFRLVGQKFPRQSERCSGRTSLLSHLTMHEPPPPVDQDSPLAFTMEGYRGPLPSPLISQFWAPGWNSIQALNTYQDEVGGPLRDEMPGVRLIEPVATNASAWFISIPAAFQPASRQWLLLPLSAVFGSDELSNRSPAIVERIAKPFLSLHPSDGARLSLDNHSTIDLAWQGKTYSLAVHFESSTPVGTVGLSLGPEVSGVRVPAWIDLFEAIKTEGKRRAA from the coding sequence ATGGCGACCATCATCGTTGATAACAAGTCGTATAGCGTCGATGAACGGCAGAATCTACTGGTGGCCTGTCTCGGCCATGGGTTGAACGTGCCGTACTTCTGTTGGCACCCGGCGATGGGATCGGTCGGGGCCTGTCGGCAATGTGCCGTCAAACAATTCAAAGACGAAAAGGATCAGAGTGGCCGACTCGTGATGTCCTGCATGACACCGGCCACCAACGGCACGCGTATCTCTATAGACGATCCTGAGGCCAAGGCCTTTCGCGCCTCCGTCATTGAATGGTTGATGGTGAACCATCCGCACGACTGTCCGGTGTGTGACGAAGGAGGGGAGTGCCATTTGCAAGACATGACGGTCATGACCGGACATGTGTACCGGCGCTCTCGCTTTCCCAAACGGACACATCGTAACCAGGCACTCGGCCCCTTCATTCGTCATGAGATGAACCGGTGTATTCAATGCTACCGCTGCGTACGATTCTATCGCGACTACGCGGGTGGACGGGATCTCAATGTCTTCGGGGCGCATGACGCCTTGTACTTCGGCCGGGAGCAGGACGGCACTTTGGAGAATGAATTCAGCGGTAATCTGGTGGAGGTGTGTCCGACCGGCGTGTTCACCGACAAAACCTTCTTCCATCACTATGCGAGGAAATGGGATTTACAAGCGGCTCAATCAATTTGTCCGCATTGCAGTCTTGGTTGTAATACGACCGCTGGTGAGAGGTCCGGTACTCTGCGTCGAATCACCAATCGTTTTAACAGTCAGGTCAACGGCTACTTTTTGTGCGACCGGGGACGATTTGGTTACGAGTATGTCAATAGCGACCATCGCATCAAGCGTCCTCTTGTACGGTCGGGATCGGACCGTATCCAGCCTGGAATGCCGGAGGACGTGTCAAAGACTCTGGAGTTCGCCGCGGAGCGATTACGAAAGTCTCGTGGGATTGTGGGCATTGGGTCACCTCGTGCGTCGCTCGAGGCCAATGTGGCGCTTCAATCTCTCGTCGGACCGCAGCAATTTTATCAAGGGATCGATGAACGGGAACAACAGCTGCTCTCCACGATCCTGAACGTCTTGCGAGATGGACCGGTCCCGTCCGCGTCTATTCATGATGCAGAACAAGCCGATGTGGTCCTTGTGCTTGGGCCTGATCTCTTGAACGAGGCGCCACGCCTTGCCCTGGCTCTGTTGCAGTCCATCCGCCAACAGCCGATGGAGCGAGTGGACGAATTGAGGATTCCACACTGGGATGAGGCGGCCGTGCGCAATGCCGTACAGGACCGGCGAGGCCCTCTCTTCATGGCTGGCCATCGGCAGACGTGGTTGCACGAGTATGCGACCGATCGCTATTTCGCCGCACCGGATGATGTCGCCAGACTGGGATTCGCGGTGGCTGGTAGTATCGGACCTGAAGCACCGACCGTGTCAGATCTCGGCAGTGACGTACGAGACCTCGCTCAGCGCATCGCTGACGCGCTGATGCAGGCGCAACGCCCGTTGATCATTGCCGGAACGGGTAGTGGCTCTCAGGCGACGATTGAAGCGGCAGCCAATGTTGCCTGGGCGTTGCACCGACAAGGGAAACAATCGCGGCTCAGCTTCGTGCTCCCGGAGGCGAATAGTGCGGGTCTCGCACTGCTTGGTGGTGGGAGCATGGGGGACGCTTTCGAGGCAATCAGTCAGGGGAAGGCCGACACGGTGATCGTGCTGGAGAATGACTTGTATCGCCGCGCGGACCAGGCGACCGTCGATGCCTTCTTGGACAAGGCACAAACAGTGATGGTCATCGATTCCCTTGAGCATCGCACAACGGCCCATGCCGACGTACTCTTTCCGGCAGCCACAGGTCCGGAATCCAACGGGACCTTTGTGAATCAAGAAGGACGAGCCCAGCGCTTTTACCAAGTCTTTGTCCAGAACGGCGACGTCAAAGAGAGTTGGCGATGGCTCAGTGATCTGGCCCGCGCCACCTCCCAGGATGGTGAGAGTGGATCGGGAGTGGCGACCTGGCGCACCTTCGATGATGCGGTCTCCGCAACAGCGACGACGGCTCCGGAGCTGGCACGCATGGGAGAGGTCGCACCATCGGCGAGTTTTCGTTTGGTTGGTCAAAAATTCCCCAGACAGTCTGAACGATGTAGTGGGCGTACGTCGCTGCTCTCTCATCTGACCATGCATGAGCCGCCTCCCCCTGTCGACCAAGACTCGCCGCTGGCCTTCACGATGGAGGGATACCGAGGACCGCTGCCCTCTCCGTTGATTTCCCAATTCTGGGCTCCGGGCTGGAATTCTATCCAGGCGCTGAACACCTATCAGGATGAAGTTGGTGGACCGTTACGCGATGAAATGCCGGGAGTGAGGCTGATCGAACCAGTGGCAACGAACGCATCGGCTTGGTTCATCTCCATTCCAGCCGCGTTTCAACCGGCCTCTCGGCAGTGGTTGTTGCTTCCCCTCTCTGCCGTGTTTGGAAGCGACGAACTCAGCAATCGATCTCCGGCGATTGTGGAACGGATTGCGAAACCTTTCTTGTCCTTGCATCCGTCCGATGGAGCACGGCTGAGTCTCGATAACCACAGCACGATTGATCTGGCGTGGCAGGGGAAGACGTACTCGCTTGCTGTTCACTTCGAATCGTCCACCCCAGTGGGTACGGTCGGTCTGTCTCTCGGGCCTGAGGTATCCGGCGTCAGAGTACCAGCGTGGATCGACCTGTTTGAGGCGATCAAGACCGAAGGAAAGCGAAGGGCTGCATGA
- the nuoH gene encoding NADH-quinone oxidoreductase subunit NuoH, which translates to MIDWSHTVVTIAVILGSCLTLAGMLIWLERRLLGVWQERYGPNRLGPGGCLQSLADMIKIFTKEDWIPPFADKAVFVITPAIVVITALMSFAVVPVAPDFVVADLNVGVLFFLAMSSLAAYSVIIGGWASNNKFAFLGSLRAIAQLLSYEVFMGLSLMGTVLLAGSFNLSDIVEAQRHQWFVIPQFFGFLCFFMAGLAEAHRTPFDMPEAEAELVAGYHSEYSGMKFGMFFVGEYLSILLLSAMTVIFFFGGWHGPWLPPAVWFVLKMFGFIVLIILIRATWPRFRFDQLLTFGWKVVMPLALINLLLTGGIVLWKAGAPEFTMLQ; encoded by the coding sequence ATGATCGATTGGAGCCACACCGTAGTCACCATCGCCGTCATTCTTGGAAGTTGCCTGACCTTGGCCGGAATGCTGATCTGGCTTGAACGGCGACTGCTTGGTGTCTGGCAAGAACGCTACGGCCCGAACCGTCTCGGACCAGGCGGGTGCCTGCAATCGTTGGCGGATATGATCAAGATCTTCACGAAAGAAGACTGGATCCCGCCGTTCGCCGATAAAGCGGTGTTTGTGATCACACCGGCCATCGTCGTGATTACCGCACTCATGTCGTTTGCCGTAGTGCCGGTTGCGCCTGATTTCGTGGTCGCTGATCTCAATGTGGGGGTCCTGTTCTTCTTGGCCATGTCGAGCCTTGCTGCCTACAGCGTCATCATCGGAGGCTGGGCTTCCAATAACAAATTTGCATTTCTCGGCAGCCTTCGGGCGATCGCCCAGTTGTTGAGCTACGAAGTCTTTATGGGGCTCTCGCTGATGGGCACGGTGCTGTTGGCTGGGTCATTCAACCTGAGCGACATTGTTGAGGCCCAACGGCATCAATGGTTTGTGATTCCTCAATTTTTTGGGTTTCTCTGTTTCTTCATGGCCGGACTGGCTGAAGCGCATCGCACCCCGTTCGACATGCCCGAGGCGGAAGCCGAGCTCGTAGCCGGTTACCACTCGGAGTACAGCGGGATGAAGTTCGGGATGTTTTTTGTGGGCGAATATCTCAGTATTCTTCTGCTCTCGGCCATGACCGTCATTTTTTTCTTCGGTGGGTGGCACGGACCCTGGCTGCCGCCCGCTGTGTGGTTTGTCTTGAAGATGTTCGGGTTCATCGTCCTGATCATTCTCATTCGGGCGACCTGGCCACGGTTCCGCTTTGACCAGCTGCTGACGTTCGGCTGGAAGGTGGTCATGCCGCTGGCGTTGATCAATCTCTTGCTGACCGGTGGGATCGTGTTGTGGAAAGCCGGAGCACCGGAATTCACCATGTTGCAGTGA
- the nuoE gene encoding NADH-quinone oxidoreductase subunit NuoE: MLTDAEHRELADALHHYPDKRSGTIDALLILQRRRGWISDESLLDVAQLLEMSAEDVDSVATFYNLIFRKPVGRHVAFLCDSISCWIMGCDRIREQLKQHYGIDLGQTTSDGRLTVLPIACLGHCERAPALMIDQDVYGHVTPDKVEIIMDKYK; this comes from the coding sequence ATGTTGACGGATGCTGAACATCGTGAACTTGCAGACGCACTGCACCATTACCCGGATAAACGATCGGGCACCATTGATGCGCTGCTAATCCTCCAGCGCCGACGCGGATGGATTTCCGATGAGTCGTTGCTCGATGTTGCGCAATTGCTCGAGATGAGCGCGGAGGATGTGGATAGCGTTGCCACCTTCTACAACCTCATCTTTCGTAAACCCGTCGGTCGCCATGTTGCCTTTCTCTGCGACAGCATCAGTTGTTGGATCATGGGGTGCGATCGCATTCGCGAGCAGCTCAAGCAGCATTATGGCATCGACCTTGGGCAGACGACGAGTGACGGGCGGCTGACTGTGCTGCCGATCGCGTGCTTGGGGCATTGTGAACGGGCGCCGGCCCTGATGATTGATCAGGATGTGTACGGGCACGTGACGCCTGATAAAGTTGAAATAATTATGGATAAATACAAATAG